DNA sequence from the Vicia villosa cultivar HV-30 ecotype Madison, WI linkage group LG3, Vvil1.0, whole genome shotgun sequence genome:
gtaGAATTCTCTAAGGTGGCTGTTCGTACCGCGATTGGTTTCGTTGTGATGGGATTCGTTGGGTTTTTCGTTAAGCTTATCTTTATCCCAATTAACAACATCATCGTCGGATCTGGTTAGGtaaaattattgattttttttaaattgatttataatTTCACCAATTTTAGCTATCTGgattcatctctttgattttaaattgttaatttttaatattttttgagtTGAATGATTGTTATCATATGTACTGCCAATTTGTTGGCAGTAATATCTGAAGTAATTTGATTTGAGGGATTAAAATGAATCAAGCAAGTTTTTGAAGTGGGTACTGTCTCTGTTTAGATGTTTTATGATTTTTCTGAATAATGGATTTACTTTATGATGGTTAGCAATGGAAAAGATAGCATGCATGTCTGCTTATGTTGCTTGGTTTTAGTTTGATCTTTTAGTTATGATCTGTAGCACCTCTGGAAAAAAGTGTCTGAAACCGACACCGATAATTGTggttacatttaatttattcattttttttcaaattattatcggtgTCGACATGTTGTGTTAGTATTTCTGGTATTTGTGCTTCATTGGTTATGATTGGTTGGTGACTTTCTCTTCATTGGTTGTTGtttaaaaagtttcttttgagtCTTCTAAATTGTAATGCTTTTGGTGTTAGTTTATTTTGAAGGATCACAAATTCACGGTATTGCTTTTCATGTTGGAATTTTGCTAAACCATCACTAGAAGTCAATGTAGAAGtgctttctttttaaaaaattcactTCTGTTATTTTGAAATTACTGAAAATCCTTGATCAATGCAATACACTAGGTTTCTAGAGTAATCTCTTGCTGGCATTATAAGAACATGAGAAAAGCTTAATTAGATTGGCATGTGCAATTGTATTCATGTTCAATTTACAAGCATGCTTAATGTGAGTCAAGAATGAGGCTTTTTCTCTCGCGCCACATCGTTTGACAATGAATGCGCACCAATTTCTTATCAGTAATTTGCGACTAATAGAAAACATTTACATTTTGGACTGTTTGTTACCGATGCTCTCAGGGGCCTAAGTAATGACCGCCTATTTCTGTTATGTAATGAGAAAAATCTGGTGTTTACCTTGGTCTGAAGCAACTTATCTCAGAtgttttttgaatttaaattttctttgaaaacttttcattgattgtCTTACTTTTATTATGATGCTGTTTATctctattttttctattttttatcttGTTTGACCAGAGTATATGCGAAGTTCTTTTGGTTTTTATTTACATTGAACCCCAAGAGTAATCACATCACACTGCATAAATGATAGAAAATCAGTGTCTTGAGCAAACCACTTTATCTTCAATGCACTTACTTTTAgccaaaatcaattttacaaaatCAATTCGCTCAGAATTAATCAATTCGCCCagaatcattttttttcaaagcAGAATTAAACACACTCTTAAGCAAGTtgttaaatgaatgatgtaaataacTCTTTTGGTTATTTCTGCAGGATGAGGGAAACTACAATCACCTCCGGAAATCAACTTGTGAAGCAAAAGGAGGCAGGAGTTAACACTTCCATAGAACATCTTAGTTATGTATTTTCAGTTTTGCTTTTTTCCATATTCTTATCTTCGGAAGCATTACAGTGTTATTGAACATGTAAAATTTTACTTTTCCATGTGTTAGACTTTTGACCTGTTGTTCAAGGAGTAAAAAGTTTAGATGAGAAATTGTACATTGGTTTCATTATTTGCTTTTTGGTTAGATGTCAGTTTAGTTcggaaaatgattttttttaataacattaTTTTATTTGAGACTAAATAA
Encoded proteins:
- the LOC131662603 gene encoding protein transport protein Sec61 subunit gamma, which translates into the protein MDAIDSVFDPLREFAKDSVRLVKRCHKPDRKEFSKVAVRTAIGFVVMGFVGFFVKLIFIPINNIIVGSG